GGATGGCAAAAAGAATTCCAGTTACTGATTGATAATGATAATTCTTTCAATGATGATTGAAATTGTGTATGACATCTATCAAGTTTCAGTTGTGCTTTTATTGTGTTTACTATGCTTATAACAAAAGGATATAATTTTGTTTGGCTGTTCACATAagagtagaataatattttaagattttaaaagtataaaattttacttttcattataagttgctaacttttttttgtacattttcaataAGTGTTTTTTCCATGATTTTTGGGTTTTTATGGTTTTGGATTTATGGTTTCACTTAAACTTTCTGCAGTTTTCACGAGGCTTGATAGAATCAACAAAATGCAATCTGTGGTCTGTTGCAAGGTGTTCATGGTTCTACAGAGCCATGGTTACACCTGGagcaataaaattcatttaattattagcaGTAAAAATTCAGCTAAGATGCATAATGACCTCAACTTTAAGTATACTGAATACACTGTAtgagattttgtttaaaaattcacaacCTAAGAGAGGGAATAAAATTGAAGTTACAGCAGCATGGGAGTAAAAGAGTAGGAGACCTCTTTGCACTGACAATAGCACTGTTGAACAGGTATAAACACTCACTTTACATTGCTTAAGTAATGCTATCTCTTATGAAAACAATCCAAAGTAAGAtctaattataaattcaaggtTTATAATTCTTAATCTATGGAAGATtaagtagattaaaataaaataagtaaaaaaaaaaatctttataaaaataatgtaatacctAAATGAAGTTGAACATCTTTTACTTCAACTGTATTCGACTTTCTATGTTTAGCTAAAAGGCAAGCTGCATTCACAGTAGTTTCAACAAAATCATCAGccaactgtaataaaatttcttcaacatCTTCATCTAATTGTTCGGTAGGATCTATTTCTTTGACTAGTTCTTGCAATCTTGTTCTTGAAAGGATCTGAAATGAAACAGGAAAACTtgtcataaatattaatacagtaaataattaatttagtattaactGAAATAATCAATGGATATATGTTTACATACAGGATTAAGTAAATTACCTGAGAAGGAAGTTCATTTTGATTTTGGTTAGCATTTGACTTAATCTGTGAAGTTGGACTTGATGTCGTTGATGGACTACTGTTAAGCATAGTTTGTATATTGCTCATTGTGTTGGGAGCAGGGGAACCTCTATCACCATGATGCATAtttgactaaaaagaaaaaaagatgttattaattttaggaattttattaacataacatttaaattattaagagcCTTCCTGAATTAAGcagaattaaataacaaaaataattacttaaaaataagcaaacatctgtgaaagtaaaaaaacaaaatctgcaaatacaaaaaaattattttatagttcttAAGAGAAAGTGCTGTTTCTTTtgcaagatatataaaaaaacggaATTTTATggcaagtaaaattttatgtgtgaTTATAAAGCACcataaaaactaataactttcatttttaagaCTTTGAATGTACTAACATCACATTCAGTTTTGACAAAAATTGGTCCAAGTTTTGAAGGTTTTGTATTCCTTCTTTTATCTTTGTGAATTCTTTCATAAGAAGATGCCAGCTTTGAACATATTGTCCAGTACAAAATGTGCAgatgtttgtattaaatttaactgtatacattaaattgtacatttaatataaaattgcattaactacatttaattgtattagtttgtgtgtattttattacattacaattgTGTTACATTATATTGAAGCAGTATGTTTACGTACAAACCTATCTTCATTTTATACAGACAGTATAtggagaagaaaatttaaaactgaacagataatttaatcagtaaaaaaaattattgcaacttgttaaaaattttggtaGGAATACATAGATGATAGTAAAACAATCTTTTGATTCTGAGAATCAAAGAAATCAGTGTTATACTTTTTGTACTTTATATGTGTTGTAGAGTTTGCTTTATAGATTTACAAAGATTTTGTTACCTgaccaattttaattttcttaatctttaaaTTTGTACTAGTAACTGTAGTCAAAATCCTAGATTCAAAATTTCAATCACTGTACCTGcagaaatatgatttatttaaacatatccTATGCCATAtcattcctatttattttatgtattctacAATCCTGATTCTGTTTGAATAAAGTTTGCTTTAATTACATGTTGTTACCTAAATTTTAACATCAAAACTGTACacaaataatgtgtaaaaaaaaagtcattatacTATCTGGACgagaaaaaatatgacaaaatttatGTTCTAAACATGATTTACATTTAGTTTGGTTAAAAGGATACTTGAGGGAAGGGTGGAAGGAAAGGTAAGTGAAGGAATGCCAagcttacaatatatataatgcataaaGGAAGATATTAAGTGTAGAACCTATTTTGAAAAGAAGATGAGACTAGAAAGAATAACAGACTGTAGGACTGCTGGAGACCAATTAATAGGTTAACAGCCaagaagaatatgaaaaaaaaatctgcagaaaTCATAGTTACTCTATTCAAAGATATAGGTGTATTTTCTCCAAggcatattttcatatttattatacattaaaacaatcaaacatttattgaaggttatttgaattaaagtaatttaatctcATTGTTTTGGAGCATAcacttatattttgtataatttaatttttagtttgaaatttgtaaataaacttatattaatatttattaaatgtgtaattatttaattccattatttcttcagtttattttgcacacaatgaaaaatgttattcatcaagaatgtttaaaaatttatgtttttatttcttttactgtagAATTATTGAGAACTATCCTTgaaatttatctgtattttataataactgcAATAACAAACTGAAATACTTTGTATATTTTCCTTCAACATACCTTAAAAAGCTTAAGTATATTAGGCCATCATGCAAGTCGATTGCTGCTAAGCCGATGTTTTTGAAGGTGACCAGCTCTGCAAATGACCAAGATCATCTGGAACTATGCTTATtcgtttttgaagaaaagtttcaatgtaattaattatgatgataatatgtaattaaatatattatataatatatcttaTGAACTTACGGTATACATATTCATATCAGTATCAACAGCCATTTGTGACTGAGGCTGCTGAATAGCAGAATTAGGATCCATAC
This DNA window, taken from Lycorma delicatula isolate Av1 chromosome 7, ASM4794821v1, whole genome shotgun sequence, encodes the following:
- the Taf12 gene encoding TATA-box binding protein associated factor 12 isoform X2; amino-acid sequence: MHHGDRGSPAPNTMSNIQTMLNSSPSTTSSPTSQIKSNANQNQNELPSQILSRTRLQELVKEIDPTEQLDEDVEEILLQLADDFVETTVNAACLLAKHRKSNTVEVKDVQLHLERNWNMWIPGFGTDELRPYKRSSVTEAHKQRMALIRKTLKKY
- the Taf12 gene encoding TATA-box binding protein associated factor 12 isoform X1, whose product is MDPNSAIQQPQSQMAVDTDMNMYTSNMHHGDRGSPAPNTMSNIQTMLNSSPSTTSSPTSQIKSNANQNQNELPSQILSRTRLQELVKEIDPTEQLDEDVEEILLQLADDFVETTVNAACLLAKHRKSNTVEVKDVQLHLERNWNMWIPGFGTDELRPYKRSSVTEAHKQRMALIRKTLKKY